Proteins from a genomic interval of Pseudodesulfovibrio nedwellii:
- a CDS encoding adenylosuccinate synthase: MSNIVVFGSQWGDEGKGKIVDMLAEKSDAIVRFQGGNNAGHTLVVDGEQCILHLIPSGVLHPGKKCLIGNGVVLDPFVFCEELDKLDAKGLDVSASRMMISKKTHVILPYHCQMDAAREAAKSDDGKIGTTGRGIGPCYEDKMNRCGVRAGDFADPELLKAKIVKALEEKNILFKHMYGAEPMDAEAVFNQVLPVAERLIPYLGDVSSAIQEAQGNVLFEGAQGTHLDIDHGTYPFVTSSNTVTANAASGSGCSPRDLERIIAIVKAYTTRVGSGPFPTELFDADGTYLQTQGHEFGATTGRKRRCGWLDLVVLKESARLNGPTELAITKLDVLSGLKEIKLCIAYDYKGEQIAYPPQEQNGMAYVTPVYETMPGWDEDITGARSWDDLPASAVAYLKRIEEISGVKVGIVSVGPDRVQTF; encoded by the coding sequence ATGTCCAATATAGTGGTTTTCGGTTCCCAGTGGGGGGACGAGGGTAAAGGCAAGATCGTCGACATGCTCGCCGAGAAGTCAGATGCCATCGTTCGTTTTCAAGGCGGTAACAATGCCGGTCACACCCTGGTGGTGGATGGAGAACAGTGTATTTTGCACTTGATCCCTTCCGGCGTATTGCATCCCGGTAAAAAATGTCTCATCGGTAATGGTGTGGTGTTGGATCCGTTTGTTTTTTGCGAAGAGCTGGATAAACTTGATGCCAAGGGACTGGATGTTTCAGCCTCTCGCATGATGATCAGCAAAAAGACCCATGTCATTCTGCCATATCACTGCCAGATGGACGCAGCCCGCGAAGCTGCCAAGTCTGATGATGGTAAAATTGGTACGACTGGTCGCGGTATCGGTCCTTGTTATGAGGACAAAATGAATCGCTGCGGTGTGCGTGCCGGAGATTTCGCTGATCCAGAACTGCTCAAGGCCAAGATTGTGAAGGCCCTTGAGGAAAAAAATATTCTTTTCAAGCATATGTATGGTGCAGAGCCCATGGATGCCGAGGCTGTTTTCAATCAAGTCCTGCCCGTGGCCGAACGACTGATCCCGTATCTGGGGGATGTTTCTTCCGCTATTCAGGAAGCACAGGGTAATGTCCTGTTTGAAGGCGCTCAGGGTACTCATCTGGATATTGATCATGGCACTTATCCGTTCGTGACTTCTTCCAATACAGTGACCGCCAATGCTGCATCCGGTTCCGGTTGTTCGCCGCGTGATCTGGAACGTATCATTGCTATCGTTAAGGCCTATACCACTCGTGTTGGTTCCGGTCCGTTCCCCACGGAACTGTTTGATGCCGACGGTACATATTTGCAGACCCAGGGTCATGAATTTGGTGCAACCACAGGTCGTAAACGTCGTTGTGGCTGGCTTGATTTGGTTGTGCTCAAGGAATCCGCACGGCTCAATGGTCCCACCGAGTTGGCTATTACCAAGCTCGACGTGTTGTCCGGTCTGAAAGAGATCAAGCTCTGTATTGCCTACGATTATAAGGGTGAGCAGATTGCCTACCCGCCGCAGGAACAGAACGGTATGGCCTATGTCACGCCGGTCTACGAGACCATGCCTGGATGGGACGAGGACATTACTGGCGCACGGAGTTGGGATGATCTTCCGGCCAGCGCTGTGGCATATTTGAAACGGATCGAGGAAATTTCCGGTGTGAAAGTCGGTAT